The proteins below come from a single Bactrocera dorsalis isolate Fly_Bdor chromosome 5, ASM2337382v1, whole genome shotgun sequence genomic window:
- the LOC105222125 gene encoding gamma-glutamylcyclotransferase: MSSKFYYFGFGSNLLAKRIHIQNPTAVRIGPGKLENYQLDFYTSSRTWYGAPATIVPKANSCVFGAIWEIDNSNLKDLDDQEGVSYGIYVPITVPVLELNSGKLIECRAYHLTNQPTGDVRCLKPEEIPYDRQPSKTYMKTIVKGALETCLPAEYVQWLRTIKHNGKMVDALEKKLELQDVNL; this comes from the exons ATGTCTTCCAAGTTTTACTACTTTGGTTTTGGCAGTAATCTTCTAGCCAAGagaatacatatacaaaatccAACGGCGGTGCGCATAGGACCTGGGAAGCTGGAA AATTACCAACTTGATTTCTATACGAGTTCCCGCACTTGGTATGGCGCGCCCGCGACCATAGTACCCAAAGCGAACTCCTGTGTTTTTGGCGCCATTTGGGAGATTGATAACAGCAATTTAAAAGATTTAGATGa TCAAGAGGGTGTCTCCTATGGCATTTATGTGCCGATCACAGTGCCGGTACTGGAGCTTAACAGCGGCAAGTTGATAGAGTGTCGCGCCTATCATTTAACAAACCAACCAACGGGTGATGTGCGATGCCTGAAACCCGAAGAGATACCCTACGATCGTCAGCCATCGAAAACATATATGAAAACTATTGTGAAAGGTGCTTTGGAGACATGTCTGCCAGCGGAGTATGTGCAGTGGCTACGTACCATCAAACATAACGGCAAGATGGTCGATGCGTTGGAGAAGAAATTGGAATTGCAAGATGTGAACTTGTAA